One part of the Arabidopsis thaliana chromosome 4, partial sequence genome encodes these proteins:
- a CDS encoding transmembrane protein, putative (DUF679) (Protein of unknown function (DUF679); CONTAINS InterPro DOMAIN/s: Protein of unknown function DUF679 (InterPro:IPR007770); BEST Arabidopsis thaliana protein match is: Protein of unknown function (DUF679) (TAIR:AT5G46090.1); Has 30201 Blast hits to 17322 proteins in 780 species: Archae - 12; Bacteria - 1396; Metazoa - 17338; Fungi - 3422; Plants - 5037; Viruses - 0; Other Eukaryotes - 2996 (source: NCBI BLink).): MEIKVDEGHQKGTKEDITRPLLEEDKDFPDIERTTWIQKAIGQTFQTTAHLANLLPTGTVLAFQLLSPIFSNGGQCDLVSKIMTSTLVAICGFSCFILSFTDSYKDKNGTICYGLATIHGFWIIDGSTTLPQELSKRYKLRFIDFVHAFMSLFVFGAVVLFDRNAVNCFFPSPSAEALEVLTALPVGVGVFSSMLFATFPTTRNGIGFPLSSK; encoded by the coding sequence ATGGAGATCAAAGTTGACGAAGGTCATCAAAAAGGTACTAAAGAAGACATTACAAGGCCActtcttgaagaagacaaagactTCCCGGATATAGAAAGAACGACATGGATACAAAAGGCAATAGGTCAAACATTTCAAACCACTGCTCATTTAGCTAATCTCTTACCAACAGGAACCGTTCTCGCGTTTCAGCTTCTATCGCCAATTTTCTCAAATGGCGGTCAATGCGATTTAGTGAGCAAGATAATGACATCGACACTGGTAGCAATATGTGGATTCTCTTGCTTCATACTTAGCTTCACAGATTcttacaaagacaaaaacgGTACTATTTGCTATGGACTTGCAACAATCCATGGGTTTTGGATCATTGATGGATCCACAACTCTTCCTCAAGAGTTATCTAAGAGATATAAGCTAAgatttatagattttgttcATGCTTTCATGTCGTTATTCGTGTTTGGTGCGGTGGTTTTATTCGATCGAAATGCGGTAAATTGTTTCTTTCCATCACCGTCAGCAGAAGCATTGGAAGTTCTTACAGCTTTGCCGGTAGGCGTAGGGGTGTTTTCTAGTATGTTGTTTGCAACATTTCCTACAACACGCAATGGGATTGGTTTTCCACTTTCTAGTAAATGA
- the RABA1e gene encoding RAB GTPase homolog A1E (RAB GTPase homolog A1E (RABA1e); FUNCTIONS IN: GTP binding; INVOLVED IN: protein transport, small GTPase mediated signal transduction; LOCATED IN: plasma membrane; EXPRESSED IN: 23 plant structures; EXPRESSED DURING: 12 growth stages; CONTAINS InterPro DOMAIN/s: Ras GTPase (InterPro:IPR001806), Small GTP-binding protein (InterPro:IPR005225), Small GTPase (InterPro:IPR020851), Ras (InterPro:IPR013753), Ras small GTPase, Rab type (InterPro:IPR003579), Rab11-related (InterPro:IPR015595); BEST Arabidopsis thaliana protein match is: RAB GTPase homolog A1F (TAIR:AT5G60860.1); Has 27831 Blast hits to 27775 proteins in 750 species: Archae - 32; Bacteria - 149; Metazoa - 14651; Fungi - 4104; Plants - 3007; Viruses - 20; Other Eukaryotes - 5868 (source: NCBI BLink).) has translation MGAYRADDDYDYLFKLVLIGDSGVGKSNLLSRFTRNEFSIESKSTIGVEFATRSVHVDEKIIKAQLWDTAGQERYRAITSAYYRGAVGALLVYDITRHITFENVERWLKELRDHTDANVVIMLVGNKADLRHLRAVPTEEARSFSERENMFFMETSALDATNVEQAFTHVLTQIYRVMSRKALDGTGDPMSLPKGQTIDIGNKDDVTAVKSSGCCSG, from the exons ATGGGAGCCTACAGAGCCGACGACGACTACGATTATCTCTTCAAACTAGTCTTGATTGGAGATTCCGGCGTCGGAAAATCCAATCTTTTGTCTCGCTTCACCAGAAACGAATTCAGCATCGAGTCAAAGTCAACCATCGGTGTCGAGTTCGCCACAAGAAGTGTTCATGTCGACgaaaaaatcatcaaagcTCAGCTTTGGGACACCGCTGGTCAAGAAAG ATACAGAGCAATCACGAGTGCATACTACAGAGGAGCAGTGGGGGCACTTCTAGTATACGACATAACTCGACACATAACGTTCGAAAACGTTGAAAGATGGCTCAAGGAGCTTCGTGACCATACCGATGCCAACGTTGTAATCATGCTTGTTGGAAACAAAGCCGATCTTCGTCACCTTCGTGCAGTTCCCACAGAAGAAGCTAGATCATTCTCtgaaagagaaaacatgtttttcatGGAGACTTCTGCTTTGGATGCTACAAATGTCGAACAAGCTTTCACTCATGTCTTGACTCAAATCTATCGTGTAATGAGCCGTAAAGCTCTTGATGGTACTGGAGATCCGATGTCTTTACCTAAAGGACAAACCATTGATATCGGAAATAAGGATGATGTTACTGCTGTTAAATCTTCTGGTTGTTGCTCAGGTTga
- a CDS encoding L-Aspartase-like family protein (L-Aspartase-like family protein; FUNCTIONS IN: N6-(1,2-dicarboxyethyl)AMP AMP-lyase (fumarate-forming) activity, catalytic activity; INVOLVED IN: purine ribonucleotide biosynthetic process, purine base biosynthetic process, IMP biosynthetic process; LOCATED IN: chloroplast, chloroplast stroma; CONTAINS InterPro DOMAIN/s: Adenylosuccinate lyase C-terminal/plant (InterPro:IPR013539), L-Aspartase-like (InterPro:IPR008948), Adenylosuccinate lyase (InterPro:IPR004769), Fumarate lyase, conserved site (InterPro:IPR020557), Lyase 1, N-terminal (InterPro:IPR022761), Fumarate lyase (InterPro:IPR000362); BEST Arabidopsis thaliana protein match is: L-Aspartase-like family protein (TAIR:AT1G36280.1); Has 30201 Blast hits to 17322 proteins in 780 species: Archae - 12; Bacteria - 1396; Metazoa - 17338; Fungi - 3422; Plants - 5037; Viruses - 0; Other Eukaryotes - 2996 (source: NCBI BLink).) codes for MELNFSSMAITHPKIPSFGFTPTGIFLNPSKSVCLASHHRLPRVSCSVSTTTDSPKLVTSTKVTAMDGVSSRDLEMSNLTALSPLDGRYWSKVKDLASSLSEFGLIYFRVFVEIKWLLKLSNIPEVTEVPSFSKEAQSFLQGIIDGFSIDDALEIKKIERVTNHDVKAVEYFLKQKCESQPEIAKVLEFFHFACTSEDINNLSHALMLQEALSSVILPTMDELIKSISLIAKNFAYVPMLSRTHGQPATPTTLGKEMANFAVRLSEERRYLSETKIKGKFAGAVGNYNAHISAYSNIDWPHVSEEFVTSLGLTFNPYVTQIEPHDYMARLFNNISQFNTILIDFDRDIWSYISLGYFKQTTKAGEIGSSTMPHKVNPIDFENSEGNLGKANAELTFLSMKLPISRMQRDLTDSTVLRNMGGALGHSLLAYKSAIQGIGKLQVNEARLKEDLDDNWEVLAEPIQTVMRRYGVPEPYEKLKELTRGKAVNEETIRTFIKGLELPSEAKDQLLELTPHTYVGAAAALALAVDEALHLGH; via the exons ATGGAGCTCAATTTCTCTTCAATGGCTATAACACACCCCAAAATCCCTTCTTTCGGTTTTACACCCACCGGAATATTCCTAAACCCATCAAAATCAGTGTGTTTGGCTTCACATCATCGGCTTCCGAGAGTTTCATGCTCTGTTTCTACTACTACTGATTCTCCCAAGCTAGTGACTTCAACAAAG GTGACGGCAATGGATGGAGTGAGCTCTAGAGACTTGGAGATGTCGAATTTAACGGCGTTATCGCCTTTGGATGGACGTTATTGGAGTAAAGTTAAGGACTTGGCTTCTTCTTTGAGCGAGTTTGGATTGATCTATTTCCGAGTTTTTGTCGAG atCAAATGGCTTCTTAAGCTTTCGAATATTCCTGAAGTCACTGAAGTTCCAAGCTTTAGCAAAGAAGCTCAGAGTTTCTTGCAAGGCATAATCGATGGATTTAGCATAGACGATGCATTGGAAATTAAGAAGATTGAGAGAGTAACAAATCATGATGTGAAAGCAGTGGAGTATTTCTTGAAACAAAAGTGTGAATCACAACCAGAGATTGCTAAG GTTCTTGAGTTTTTCCATTTCGCTTGCACGTCTGAGGACATCAACAATCTTTCCCATGCTTTGATGCTTCAAGAAGCACTTAGTTCGGTTATACTTCCTACCATGGATGAGCTGATCAAGTCAATCTCTCTGATAGCTAAGAACTTTGCTTATGTCCCCATGCTTTCACGAACTCATGGGCAG CCAGCTACGCCAACAACTTTGGGGAAAGAAATGGCGAATTTTGCTGTGAGGTTAAGCGAAGAAAGGAGATATCTTTCAGAAACTAAGATTAAGGGGAAATTTGCAGGTGCTGTTGGGAACTACAACGCCCATATTTCCGCATATTCGAATATTGACTGGCCTCATGTTTCCGAGGAGTTTGTTACTTCTCTTGGATTAACATTCAACCCATACGTGACTCAG attgaACCTCATGACTATATGGCTagactttttaataatatcagCCAGTTCAACactattttaattgattttgacaGAGATATATGGAGCTACATATCTCTAGGGTACTTTAAGCAG ACAACTAAAGCGGGTGAAATTGGATCGTCGACAATGCCTCACAAAGTGAATCCTATTGACTTTGAGAACAGCGAAGGGAATCTAGGGAAAGCAAACGCAGAGCTTACTTTTCTCAGCATGAAGCTTCCCATTTCACGCATGCAG CGTGATTTAACTGATTCAACTGTCTTGAGAAACATGGGTGGAGCTTTAGGACACTCTCTTCTCGCTTACAAGAGTGCGATACAGGGAATCGGGAAGCTTCAG GTTAATGAAGCTCGGTTAAAAGAAGATTTGGATGATAATTGGGAAGTCCTTGCTGAACCAATACAAACT GTGATGAGGAGATACGGTGTCCCTGAGCCGTATGAGAAGCTGAAGGAGCTAACAAGAGGAAAAGCTGTGAATGAAGAAACCATAAGAACGTTTATCAAAGGTTTGGAATTGCCTTCAGAAGCAAAAGACCAACTTCTGGAGCTAACTCCACACACATATGTTGGTGCTGCTGCTGCATTGGCACTGGCCGTGGATGAAGCTCTGCACTTGGGacattga